A genome region from Thermococcus celericrescens includes the following:
- a CDS encoding HAD family hydrolase yields the protein MIIAFDFDGTLADTYSCIGEAFQRALERRYRWLPGKAVWAKLLTKIELQFERPTFGKHKKKSRPPFFLRTKFFETWFEERAELTKPIDDSIELLKKLREDGHVVLSFSAEDFIDGMKVRRLKRMGIYDLFDDVIVFGHDMTIDEAFRLVREKYGDDVFIWVDDKPWRFVGHGDENTEYVWYYFPFTARFVEKNPEKLALIPHLHVIRDLWSIFDVIENVKTKR from the coding sequence ATGATAATCGCTTTCGACTTCGACGGAACTCTAGCGGATACGTACTCGTGCATTGGGGAGGCGTTTCAGCGTGCGCTCGAGAGGCGCTACCGATGGCTTCCCGGAAAGGCCGTCTGGGCGAAGCTCCTGACTAAAATCGAGCTCCAGTTTGAGAGGCCTACCTTTGGAAAGCACAAGAAGAAAAGCAGGCCGCCGTTCTTCCTACGCACAAAGTTCTTTGAGACATGGTTCGAGGAGAGGGCCGAGCTCACGAAGCCCATTGACGACTCCATCGAACTGCTGAAGAAGCTCAGGGAGGATGGCCACGTGGTCCTCTCCTTCTCGGCGGAGGATTTCATCGATGGCATGAAGGTGCGGCGCCTGAAGCGGATGGGCATCTACGACCTCTTCGACGACGTCATCGTCTTTGGCCACGATATGACCATAGATGAGGCGTTCCGGCTTGTTCGCGAGAAGTACGGGGATGACGTTTTCATCTGGGTGGACGACAAGCCCTGGCGCTTCGTGGGCCACGGCGACGAGAACACCGAGTACGTCTGGTACTACTTCCCGTTCACAGCGAGGTTCGTGGAGAAGAACCCCGAAAAACTGGCCCTGATACCTCACCTCCACGTCATAAGGGACCTGTGGAGTATATTCGACGTCATTGAGAACGTTAAAACAAAACGCTGA
- the gcvPB gene encoding aminomethyl-transferring glycine dehydrogenase subunit GcvPB yields the protein MFRQAKWDEPTIFELSRPGRIGYTLPKPIEEIDVEIPEKLRRKSQLNLPELSEPEVVKHYTRLSEMNYGVDNGIYPLGSCTMKYNPKINEEIASHPGVAYVHPYQDERTVQGALRIMWELEQWLKEITGMDRFTLQPAAGANGEFTGVSIIRAYHLDRGDTQRTEMLVPDSAHGTNPASAAMAGFKVVEIPSNENGTVDLEALENAVSERTAGLMLTNPNTLGIFEDEILEIAKIVHKAGGLLYYDGANLNAVLGKIRPGDMGFDVVHLNLHKTFSTPHGGGGPGSGPVGVKDFLKDYLPVPLVGYDEERGYYLDYDVPKSIGKVKELYGNFAVIVRALTYLKIMGREGLREVSEIAVLNANYLTQKLKGTRGYELPHKELRKHEVVFSAEPMKRETGVKALDVAKRLLDFGMHAPTIYFPLIVHEALMIEPTETVSREEIDAYVEALKRISEEAYTNPKVVKEAPHNAAVGRVDDVLAAKKPILSWRMYLRLREKGEIDY from the coding sequence ATGTTCAGACAGGCCAAATGGGATGAGCCGACCATTTTCGAACTCTCGCGCCCCGGAAGGATTGGTTACACTCTTCCCAAGCCGATCGAGGAGATAGACGTTGAAATCCCGGAGAAGCTGAGGAGGAAGAGCCAGCTCAACCTCCCCGAGCTCAGCGAGCCTGAGGTTGTGAAGCACTACACCAGGCTGAGCGAGATGAACTACGGCGTTGACAACGGCATCTATCCCCTCGGCTCGTGCACCATGAAGTACAACCCAAAGATAAACGAGGAGATCGCCTCCCATCCGGGCGTTGCCTACGTCCATCCGTACCAGGACGAACGGACCGTCCAGGGAGCGCTCAGGATAATGTGGGAGTTGGAGCAGTGGCTGAAGGAAATAACCGGAATGGACCGCTTCACGCTCCAGCCGGCGGCTGGGGCGAACGGCGAGTTCACGGGCGTTTCGATAATAAGGGCCTACCACCTTGACCGCGGCGACACCCAGAGGACGGAGATGCTCGTTCCGGATTCAGCGCACGGGACCAACCCTGCAAGTGCAGCTATGGCCGGCTTCAAGGTCGTAGAGATACCCTCCAACGAGAACGGCACCGTTGATCTGGAGGCCCTTGAGAACGCCGTAAGTGAGAGGACGGCCGGTTTGATGCTCACCAACCCCAACACGCTCGGCATCTTCGAGGACGAGATACTCGAGATAGCGAAGATAGTCCACAAGGCCGGAGGTCTCCTTTACTACGACGGCGCCAACCTGAACGCAGTCCTCGGCAAGATAAGGCCGGGCGACATGGGATTCGATGTTGTCCACCTCAACCTCCACAAGACGTTCTCAACACCTCACGGCGGCGGTGGACCGGGAAGCGGGCCCGTTGGCGTCAAGGACTTCCTCAAGGACTACCTGCCGGTTCCGCTCGTGGGCTACGATGAGGAGCGTGGTTATTACCTCGACTACGACGTGCCAAAGAGCATAGGCAAGGTGAAGGAGCTCTACGGCAACTTCGCGGTGATAGTCAGGGCCCTGACCTACCTCAAGATAATGGGCAGGGAAGGCCTCAGGGAGGTCAGCGAGATAGCGGTTCTCAACGCCAACTACCTCACCCAGAAGCTGAAGGGAACGCGCGGCTACGAGCTGCCGCACAAGGAGCTGAGAAAGCACGAGGTCGTCTTCTCGGCAGAGCCCATGAAGAGAGAGACCGGGGTTAAGGCCCTCGACGTGGCGAAGAGGCTCCTCGACTTCGGCATGCACGCACCGACGATATACTTCCCGCTGATTGTGCACGAGGCCCTCATGATAGAGCCGACCGAGACCGTCAGCAGGGAGGAGATAGACGCCTACGTTGAGGCCCTCAAGAGGATCAGCGAAGAGGCCTACACCAACCCCAAAGTAGTCAAGGAGGCGCCCCACAACGCCGCCGTTGGAAGGGTGGACGACGTTCTGGCGGCCAAAAAGCCCATCTTAAGCTGGAGAATGTACCTCCGGCTGAGGGAGAAAGGCGAGATTGATTACTGA
- the gcvPA gene encoding aminomethyl-transferring glycine dehydrogenase subunit GcvPA encodes MGRHYLPNSAHKDEMLKEIGFTSIEDLFSDVPKGMVQKFNLPEGKSEYEVFTELSEILSKNKTVLEMPSFLGAGTYFHYVPAHVKYLIERSEFLTAYTPYQPEVSQGMLQALFEYQSIIAELVGLPIVNSSMYDWGTAMAEAALMSARVTRRNKFIVPKALSPEKKRVLGTYTGGPGLEIVEVPWDERGQLDIEKLKEAVEGAAGVYIEMPNFFGLLEENVREVGEIAHEAGALFVVGVDPTILGIVEAPGELGADVVVGEAAYFGNPMNFGGPRAGIFAVRNDKKLIRQMPGRIIGMTKTADGKRDFVMTLQTREQHIRRAKATSNICSNEALVAVAAAIHLATLGPRGLRELGEIILKNTAYLKRRLGEVGEVAFDGVNFKDVPVKFEVPYDVVHERLLERGIHGGYYIGGHFPELGETALFAATETTRKEWIDALVEALREIISEAEL; translated from the coding sequence ATGGGTAGGCACTACCTTCCAAACTCGGCCCATAAGGATGAAATGCTGAAGGAAATCGGATTCACATCGATTGAAGATCTCTTCTCTGACGTCCCGAAGGGAATGGTTCAGAAGTTCAACCTGCCCGAAGGGAAGAGCGAATACGAGGTATTCACAGAACTCAGCGAAATTCTAAGCAAGAATAAAACCGTCCTCGAGATGCCGAGCTTCCTCGGCGCTGGAACCTACTTCCACTACGTTCCAGCCCACGTCAAGTACCTCATAGAGAGGAGCGAATTTTTGACGGCCTACACCCCCTACCAGCCGGAGGTAAGCCAGGGCATGCTACAGGCCCTCTTCGAGTACCAGAGCATCATCGCCGAACTGGTCGGCCTCCCGATAGTCAACTCCTCGATGTACGACTGGGGAACGGCTATGGCCGAGGCCGCCCTGATGAGCGCCCGCGTGACGAGGAGAAATAAGTTCATCGTTCCCAAGGCACTCAGCCCCGAGAAGAAGAGGGTTCTCGGAACCTACACCGGTGGCCCCGGCCTCGAGATAGTCGAGGTTCCGTGGGACGAGAGGGGACAGCTTGACATTGAGAAGCTCAAGGAGGCGGTTGAAGGCGCCGCCGGGGTCTACATCGAGATGCCCAACTTCTTCGGACTCCTCGAGGAGAACGTAAGGGAGGTCGGTGAGATAGCCCACGAGGCAGGGGCGCTCTTCGTGGTCGGCGTTGACCCAACCATACTCGGGATAGTCGAGGCGCCGGGAGAGCTTGGGGCCGACGTGGTGGTCGGCGAGGCCGCTTACTTTGGAAACCCCATGAACTTCGGAGGTCCGAGGGCCGGAATATTCGCGGTCAGGAATGACAAAAAGCTCATCCGCCAGATGCCCGGAAGGATAATCGGCATGACCAAGACGGCCGACGGGAAGAGGGACTTCGTGATGACGCTCCAGACCAGGGAGCAGCACATAAGGCGCGCCAAGGCGACTTCCAACATCTGCTCGAACGAGGCGCTGGTCGCGGTAGCGGCCGCGATACACCTTGCCACCCTCGGGCCGAGGGGACTGAGGGAGCTTGGCGAGATCATTCTGAAAAACACCGCCTACCTCAAGAGGCGCCTCGGTGAGGTTGGAGAGGTGGCCTTCGACGGTGTAAACTTCAAGGACGTGCCGGTTAAGTTCGAGGTTCCCTACGACGTCGTCCACGAGAGGCTCCTCGAGAGGGGCATACACGGCGGCTACTACATAGGCGGCCACTTCCCGGAGCTGGGGGAGACGGCGCTGTTCGCGGCGACCGAGACGACTAGGAAGGAGTGGATTGATGCCCTCGTGGAGGCCCTGAGGGAGATAATAAGCGAGGCGGAGCTGTGA
- a CDS encoding PrsW family intramembrane metalloprotease: MDAFSGLVFFAYGPALAILWYFYHADRYEPEPRRYVLGTFILGGTLSVGIAFILESFLTLGGAIQPLLPASAFYVALVAGIVEEPAKALAIRWPFKAGQMDGIMDGLVYGVAAGLGFAATENFLYGLGWGLGVTVMRAFLTPLAHATWSAVIGVAYGMKAEGKMTSTASYFLLAMFLHFIWDYYAFMSAGVPAYNILLIFFIILNLALLRYFLLLGQAEDRSRLWYYWFKRRDGL; encoded by the coding sequence GTGGATGCGTTCAGCGGTCTGGTGTTCTTTGCGTACGGGCCAGCACTGGCGATACTCTGGTACTTCTATCACGCCGACAGGTACGAGCCCGAGCCGAGGAGGTACGTCCTGGGCACATTCATCTTGGGAGGGACGCTCTCGGTTGGGATAGCGTTCATTCTGGAGAGCTTTCTGACCCTCGGTGGAGCCATTCAGCCCCTCCTGCCCGCGTCTGCATTCTACGTCGCCCTCGTGGCCGGAATAGTGGAAGAACCCGCCAAGGCGCTGGCTATACGCTGGCCATTCAAGGCGGGACAGATGGATGGGATAATGGACGGCCTCGTCTACGGCGTGGCTGCGGGCCTCGGTTTCGCCGCGACGGAGAACTTCCTCTACGGCCTCGGCTGGGGTCTCGGAGTAACCGTGATGCGCGCGTTCCTCACCCCCCTCGCCCATGCCACATGGAGTGCCGTGATAGGAGTGGCCTACGGCATGAAGGCGGAGGGCAAAATGACCTCCACGGCCTCGTACTTCCTGCTGGCGATGTTTCTGCACTTCATCTGGGACTACTACGCGTTCATGAGTGCTGGCGTCCCCGCGTACAACATCCTGCTGATATTCTTCATAATCCTGAACCTTGCCCTGCTCCGCTACTTCCTCCTCCTGGGACAGGCGGAGGACAGGAGCAGGCTGTGGTACTACTGGTTCAAGAGGAGGGACGGACTGTGA